In Propionispora vibrioides, the genomic stretch AAACTGTGGCAGCAGGGTCAAATAAAAAATCGAGGCTTTGGGATTTAAGACATTCGTCAAAGCTCCCTGCCAGAAATAGCTGCTCAGTTTTACGGCTGCCCCGGCGTTCTCTCCGCCGTCTGCTGCCGTAAGTTCAGCACTTTCACCGGCATGGCGGAAAGTCATCCAGCCCATATAGCATAAATAGGCAGCGCCAATATACTTTATCCATTCAAACAACGTGACCGACTGGGCGATAATCGCCGACAGGCCCAATACCGCCGCCATAGTGTGGACCAAAAGACCCGAGGCAACACCGCAGGCGCTCAGTTGCCCGCCGCTCCGGCCGGCGGCCAGCGTATTC encodes the following:
- a CDS encoding LysE family translocator, with the translated sequence MENFGVFILTALAAAILPGADFALVTKNTLAAGRSGGQLSACGVASGLLVHTMAAVLGLSAIIAQSVTLFEWIKYIGAAYLCYMGWMTFRHAGESAELTAADGGENAGAAVKLSSYFWQGALTNVLNPKASIFYLTLLPQFVTPGENAQFYLFVLGLTAVLIVLLWFLFVASAFGYIRAWFAKPLFRINFQRCVGFMLFSFGVKLALSKR